From the Nitrospinota bacterium genome, the window GGCAATCGTATTTTCCAAAAGAGTTAATATTGAACGGTACAACCTGTCGATCCAGTGCTGATCCTATTCACTGTTGCGGCATGGCGGGATTCTATATAATGTTACTCCGTATTTATAAAAAAGGTATAGTTACCGCCTGAACAGTGGAGAAAATCAACCGTAATGCAGTTTAAAAATGTTTCGATCGTCTCGCTCGGCTACGAATTGCCGCCGAACGCGGTCACAAGCGAGGAGTTGGAGAAACGGCTCTCCCCTCTTTACGAAAGGCTGAAACTCCCTCACGGACGGCTGGAGCTTATGTCCGGAATAAAGGAGCGACGATTCTGGAACAAGGGGGAGACCCCAAGCTCCATCTCTTCGCGGGTAGGGGAGAAAACCATCGCCTCTTCCGGCATACCAAAGGAG encodes:
- a CDS encoding 3-oxoacyl-ACP synthase III — its product is MQFKNVSIVSLGYELPPNAVTSEELEKRLSPLYERLKLPHGRLELMSGIKERRFWNKGETPSSISSRVGEKTIASSGIPKE